One window of Branchiostoma lanceolatum isolate klBraLanc5 chromosome 6, klBraLanc5.hap2, whole genome shotgun sequence genomic DNA carries:
- the LOC136436882 gene encoding dehydrogenase/reductase SDR family member on chromosome X-like isoform X2 yields MILSSYSIENDQPRQDGKVAIVTGGAKGIGLEVTKGLAQLGVHVFIGGRSQDEANIAIETIKQSCPEAKVEFIRLDLASMKSIHEFVEKFKSRKLPLHLLINNAGVMLTPYSLTEDGFETHFGINHLGHFLLTNLLLDILRSSGKPDRWSRILFVSSVVHFIGDIDFADLNSSKHYSPHARYAQSKLAIILTTHELQRRLLADQSHVTANALHPGVVNSDLYQHVMWPLRVVQRMMGWIGLTKTPEQGADTILYAALSPDLEGVGGRYLDNCQEVPSSDQSYDKDLQKRLWEESCRLVHLENLPLNA; encoded by the exons ATGATTTTATCGTCTTATAGTATAGAGAATG ATCAACCAAGACAAGATGGGAAGGTTGCTATAGTAACAGGTGGAGCAAAGGGCATAGGATTGGAAGTGACCAAAGGACTGGCACAGCTTGGCGTACATGTCTTTATAG GTGGGCGGAGCCAAGATGAAGCAAATATCGCCATAGAAACTATCAAGCAGTCTTGTCCAGAAGCCAAAG TTGAGTTTATAAGGTTGGACCTTGCATCTATGAAGTCCATCCATGAGTTTGTAGAAAAGTTCAAGTCCAGAAAACTACCTTTACATCTGCTTATCAACAATG CTGGAGTGATGTTGACACCATACAGTCTAACAGAGGATGGATTTGAGACACACTTTGGAATCAACCACCTCGGTCACTTCCTACTGACCAACCTGTTACTGGACATCCTGAGGTCCAGTGGAAAACCTGACCGCTGGTCACGAATACTGTTTGTATCCTCGGTGGTACATTTCATTGGAGACATCGACTTTGCTGACTTAAATAGCAG CAAGCACTACTCTCCACATGCAAGATACGCTCAGAGTAAGCTTGCCATCATCCTCACCACCCATGAACTTCAGAGAAGGCTATTGGCTGACCAAAGTCATGTGACTGCCAATGCACTTCATCCTGGAGTTGTGAACTCCGACCTCTACCAGCATGTCATGTGGCCTTTGAGAGTGGTACAAAGGATGATGGGATGGATTGGTTTAACAAAG ACACCTGAGCAAGGTGCCGACACCATTCTGTATGCTGCCTTGTCTCCCGACCTGGAGGGCGTAGGAGGTCGTTACCTTGACAACTGTCAGGAAGTCCCCTCCAGCGACCAATCGTATGACAAAGACTTACAGAAAAGACTTTGGGAGGAGAGCTGTAGACTTGTACATTTGGAGAACCTTCCTTTAAATGCATGA
- the LOC136436882 gene encoding dehydrogenase/reductase SDR family member on chromosome X-like isoform X1 — protein MVLSKVSKMALSMIKTYLVGLQATISQLLQGHRCLKDQPRQDGKVAIVTGGAKGIGLEVTKGLAQLGVHVFIGGRSQDEANIAIETIKQSCPEAKVEFIRLDLASMKSIHEFVEKFKSRKLPLHLLINNAGVMLTPYSLTEDGFETHFGINHLGHFLLTNLLLDILRSSGKPDRWSRILFVSSVVHFIGDIDFADLNSSKHYSPHARYAQSKLAIILTTHELQRRLLADQSHVTANALHPGVVNSDLYQHVMWPLRVVQRMMGWIGLTKTPEQGADTILYAALSPDLEGVGGRYLDNCQEVPSSDQSYDKDLQKRLWEESCRLVHLENLPLNA, from the exons GGGTCACCGATGTCTAAAAG ATCAACCAAGACAAGATGGGAAGGTTGCTATAGTAACAGGTGGAGCAAAGGGCATAGGATTGGAAGTGACCAAAGGACTGGCACAGCTTGGCGTACATGTCTTTATAG GTGGGCGGAGCCAAGATGAAGCAAATATCGCCATAGAAACTATCAAGCAGTCTTGTCCAGAAGCCAAAG TTGAGTTTATAAGGTTGGACCTTGCATCTATGAAGTCCATCCATGAGTTTGTAGAAAAGTTCAAGTCCAGAAAACTACCTTTACATCTGCTTATCAACAATG CTGGAGTGATGTTGACACCATACAGTCTAACAGAGGATGGATTTGAGACACACTTTGGAATCAACCACCTCGGTCACTTCCTACTGACCAACCTGTTACTGGACATCCTGAGGTCCAGTGGAAAACCTGACCGCTGGTCACGAATACTGTTTGTATCCTCGGTGGTACATTTCATTGGAGACATCGACTTTGCTGACTTAAATAGCAG CAAGCACTACTCTCCACATGCAAGATACGCTCAGAGTAAGCTTGCCATCATCCTCACCACCCATGAACTTCAGAGAAGGCTATTGGCTGACCAAAGTCATGTGACTGCCAATGCACTTCATCCTGGAGTTGTGAACTCCGACCTCTACCAGCATGTCATGTGGCCTTTGAGAGTGGTACAAAGGATGATGGGATGGATTGGTTTAACAAAG ACACCTGAGCAAGGTGCCGACACCATTCTGTATGCTGCCTTGTCTCCCGACCTGGAGGGCGTAGGAGGTCGTTACCTTGACAACTGTCAGGAAGTCCCCTCCAGCGACCAATCGTATGACAAAGACTTACAGAAAAGACTTTGGGAGGAGAGCTGTAGACTTGTACATTTGGAGAACCTTCCTTTAAATGCATGA